One genomic segment of Occultella kanbiaonis includes these proteins:
- a CDS encoding DUF998 domain-containing protein has protein sequence MSTTTTAALARSGRDGRPAPTVRVSTRVLTTTAALAGPFFFASSAVQALARDGFDIRIHPLSQLATGDLGWIQAVTFVLTGLGAVGLAVAHRRLVRSGAGSRIIPIFLAVFAGAFVVAGLFPMDPENGFPIGAPDGPVAMSWHSIVHSAAAAVSFTALAGACIAALVRSVRHRRVPAWIGHGLVAVVLLVPAQPTWWTVQLAITSVIAFTWVSLTALRLRKGV, from the coding sequence ATGAGCACCACCACCACCGCAGCACTGGCCCGGTCCGGACGGGACGGCCGGCCTGCGCCCACCGTTCGCGTATCGACTCGCGTCCTGACCACCACGGCGGCTCTCGCCGGCCCCTTCTTCTTCGCGTCATCGGCCGTCCAGGCACTGGCGCGGGACGGCTTCGACATCCGGATCCACCCACTCAGCCAACTCGCCACAGGCGATCTCGGATGGATCCAGGCGGTCACCTTCGTTCTGACCGGCCTCGGCGCGGTGGGCCTCGCCGTCGCCCACCGGCGACTGGTCAGATCGGGTGCCGGGTCGCGGATCATCCCGATCTTCCTCGCCGTGTTCGCCGGTGCGTTCGTCGTGGCAGGACTGTTCCCGATGGATCCGGAGAACGGGTTTCCGATCGGCGCGCCGGACGGCCCGGTGGCGATGTCGTGGCACTCGATCGTGCACTCGGCGGCGGCCGCCGTGTCCTTCACGGCCCTCGCCGGTGCCTGCATCGCCGCGCTGGTCCGGTCCGTCCGGCATCGCCGGGTCCCAGCCTGGATCGGTCACGGTCTCGTCGCGGTCGTGCTGCTCGTGCCCGCCCAGCCGACCTGGTGGACCGTGCAACTCGCCATCACGAGCGTGATCGCGTTCACCTGGGTGAGCCTGACCGCCCTGCGTCTGCGGAAGGGCGTGTGA
- a CDS encoding YciI family protein → MKFLLLGYTPAESWDAETADTPSEEALAAFAVYSAFEAELRESGELVHTEGLGHPAVTTTVRKTDAGVIATDGPFAELKEVLASFAVIECSSLERARDIVARMVDVLGEPIEIRPIMGDDFA, encoded by the coding sequence ATGAAGTTCCTGCTGCTGGGCTACACACCCGCCGAATCGTGGGATGCCGAGACCGCCGACACCCCGAGCGAGGAGGCACTCGCCGCGTTCGCCGTCTACTCCGCGTTCGAGGCCGAGCTGCGCGAGTCCGGGGAGCTCGTGCACACCGAGGGGCTCGGCCACCCCGCCGTCACCACCACCGTCCGCAAGACCGACGCCGGCGTGATCGCCACCGACGGCCCGTTCGCCGAGTTGAAGGAGGTCCTGGCCAGCTTCGCGGTCATCGAGTGCTCGAGCCTCGAGCGCGCCCGTGACATCGTCGCCCGCATGGTCGACGTCCTCGGTGAGCCGATCGAGATCCGGCCGATCATGGGTGACGACTTCGCCTGA